The following coding sequences are from one Arcobacter nitrofigilis DSM 7299 window:
- the rpoB gene encoding DNA-directed RNA polymerase subunit beta: protein MLNSLKSGNRLRVDFAKNPQHIEIPNLLQLQQNSYDNFLMVGKESRTDAGIEKVFKSIFPIHDAQGRITLDYIESEVGKPKYDVRESMVRGLTYSIPLKIKIRLTLWDLNEKTGEKIGVKDMKEQSLFVREIPLMTDRTSFIVNGVERVVVNQLHRSPGVIFKEEESNTAGNKLIYTGQIIPDRGSWLYFEYDAKDVLYVRINKRRKVPVTILFRALGYSKEDIIKMFYPILNIKIKNNKFLTEFSPEDFTGRVEFDIKDDKGNLVIAAGKRLTARKAKALVDGGLKLVEYPVELLMDRSTAGTIFDPESGEVLFDSLTHLDELKLKKLLDLGFESFDIANDLAEGVDDSIINAFAADAESLKLLRQTEQLEDENDLAAIRIYKVMRPGEPVTKEAAKDFVKKLFFDPERYDLTKVGRMKMNHKLGVNVPEYVTTLTYEDVIKTVQYLVKVKSGHGHIDDRDHLGNRRIRAIGELLANEMHSGLIKMQKAIRDKMTTLSGTLEDIMPHDLVNSKMITSTITEFFTSGQLSQFMDQTNPLSEVTHKRRLSALGEGGLVKERAGFEVRDVHATHYGRICPVETPEGQNIGLINTLSTFAKVNELGFIEAPYKKVNDGIVSNEIIYVTATQEEGLLIAPGSTKVDDNGKIVEPLIEARQDGEILIVERGKVNLIDISSQMVMGVAASLIPFLEHDDANRALMGSNMMRQAVPLLRPNAPIVGTGLEKTVARDAWEAIKADRTGIVEKADAKNIYVRGEDENGAFIDHYSVNKNVRTNNNTSFGQRIAVKEGDIVEKGQVIADGPSMDKGELAVGVNACVAFMPWNGYNYEDAIVLSQRLIKEDAFTSIHIYEKDVECRELKHGNEEITRDLPGVKDESITHLDESGIVKVGTFIKPGMIMVGKVTPKGEIKPTPEERLLRAIFGEKAGHVINKSLYCPTSMEGTVVDVKVFTKKGYEKDSRAVAEIESEKAELDLKHHDKLLMLDREEILKINDLLSKALLAKDVDLDDVVYKKGQVIPLDVLSSVNRFAMKKVVSSYDKDVEKKYNDIKEYFINQKSRLRTDHEEKLEVLEHDDILQSGVIKQVKVYVATKRKIKVGDKMAGRHGNKGIVSNIVPQVDMPYLEDGSTVDVILNPLGVPSRMNIGQILEVHLGLVGKRLGTQIQDIFDAKKTEFVSELRAKMTEIADVAKLMNGKEFLAKLSDDELVDYAQDWTKGVRFATQVFDGVKEDEFLKLFELAKIDLDGKTNLIDGKTGDKMKERVNVGYMYMLKLHHLVDEKVHARSTGPYSLVTQQPVGGKALFGGQRFGEMEVWALEAYGATAVLKEMLTTKSDDVEGRTRAYRAISNGENVPDSGVPETFFVLTKELKALGLDVEIFDEVENNE from the coding sequence ATGCTAAATTCTTTAAAATCTGGTAATAGGCTTAGAGTCGATTTTGCTAAAAATCCACAACATATTGAAATTCCTAATTTATTACAATTACAACAAAATTCGTATGACAACTTCTTAATGGTCGGAAAAGAGAGCAGAACTGATGCTGGAATTGAAAAAGTATTTAAATCAATTTTTCCAATTCATGATGCTCAGGGTAGAATTACTCTTGACTATATAGAAAGTGAAGTGGGTAAACCAAAATATGACGTAAGAGAGTCTATGGTTAGAGGTCTTACTTACTCAATCCCATTAAAAATCAAAATAAGATTAACACTTTGGGATCTTAACGAAAAAACTGGTGAAAAAATCGGCGTTAAAGATATGAAAGAACAATCTTTATTCGTTAGAGAAATACCTTTAATGACAGATAGAACATCATTTATTGTAAATGGTGTTGAAAGAGTTGTTGTAAACCAATTACATAGATCTCCTGGTGTTATCTTCAAAGAAGAAGAATCAAACACTGCTGGAAATAAATTAATCTATACTGGACAAATTATTCCAGATAGAGGTTCTTGGTTATATTTTGAATATGATGCAAAAGATGTATTATATGTAAGAATCAACAAAAGAAGAAAAGTTCCTGTAACTATTCTTTTTAGAGCATTAGGATATTCTAAAGAAGATATTATCAAAATGTTCTACCCAATTTTAAATATTAAAATTAAAAACAATAAATTCTTAACTGAATTTAGTCCTGAAGATTTTACAGGAAGAGTTGAATTTGATATTAAAGATGATAAAGGTAATTTAGTAATTGCTGCTGGAAAAAGATTAACTGCTAGAAAAGCTAAAGCCTTAGTTGATGGTGGATTAAAATTAGTTGAATACCCAGTTGAATTATTGATGGATAGAAGTACTGCTGGTACAATTTTTGATCCAGAATCAGGTGAAGTATTATTTGATTCTTTAACTCATTTAGATGAATTAAAACTAAAAAAACTTCTTGACTTAGGTTTTGAATCTTTTGATATCGCAAATGATTTAGCTGAAGGTGTTGATGATTCTATTATCAACGCATTTGCTGCAGATGCTGAGTCTTTAAAATTATTAAGACAAACTGAGCAATTAGAAGATGAAAATGATTTAGCTGCTATTAGAATTTACAAAGTAATGAGACCAGGTGAGCCTGTAACTAAAGAAGCTGCTAAAGATTTCGTTAAAAAATTATTCTTTGATCCAGAAAGATATGACTTAACTAAAGTGGGAAGAATGAAAATGAACCACAAGTTAGGTGTAAATGTTCCTGAATATGTTACAACACTTACTTATGAAGATGTTATTAAAACTGTTCAATATCTTGTAAAAGTTAAATCTGGTCATGGGCATATTGATGATAGAGATCACTTAGGTAACAGAAGAATTAGAGCTATTGGTGAGTTACTTGCTAATGAAATGCATTCTGGTTTAATCAAAATGCAAAAAGCTATTAGAGATAAAATGACTACATTATCTGGTACATTAGAAGATATTATGCCACATGATTTAGTTAACTCTAAAATGATTACATCAACAATTACTGAGTTCTTTACATCTGGTCAATTATCACAATTTATGGATCAAACTAACCCATTATCAGAAGTTACTCATAAAAGAAGACTTTCTGCACTTGGTGAAGGTGGACTTGTAAAAGAGAGAGCTGGATTTGAAGTAAGAGATGTTCACGCAACTCACTACGGAAGAATTTGTCCAGTTGAAACTCCAGAGGGACAAAATATTGGTCTTATCAATACTTTATCTACATTTGCAAAAGTAAATGAATTAGGATTTATTGAAGCACCATATAAAAAAGTTAATGATGGTATCGTTTCAAATGAAATTATCTATGTTACTGCAACTCAAGAAGAGGGCTTATTAATTGCTCCTGGTTCTACTAAAGTTGATGACAATGGTAAAATTGTTGAGCCTCTAATTGAAGCTAGACAAGATGGTGAAATTCTAATTGTTGAAAGAGGGAAGGTTAATTTAATTGACATCTCTTCTCAAATGGTTATGGGTGTTGCTGCTTCATTAATTCCATTCTTAGAACATGATGATGCCAATAGAGCACTTATGGGATCGAATATGATGAGACAAGCAGTTCCATTATTAAGACCAAATGCTCCAATAGTTGGAACTGGTTTAGAAAAAACAGTTGCAAGAGATGCTTGGGAAGCTATTAAAGCTGATAGAACAGGTATTGTTGAAAAAGCTGATGCTAAAAATATTTACGTTAGAGGTGAAGATGAAAATGGTGCATTTATTGACCATTATAGTGTAAACAAAAACGTAAGAACAAATAATAATACATCTTTTGGGCAAAGAATTGCAGTAAAAGAGGGTGATATTGTTGAAAAAGGTCAAGTAATTGCTGATGGTCCTTCAATGGATAAAGGTGAATTAGCAGTTGGTGTTAATGCGTGTGTTGCCTTCATGCCATGGAATGGATATAACTACGAAGATGCAATTGTATTATCACAAAGACTAATTAAAGAAGATGCCTTTACTTCTATTCATATTTATGAAAAAGATGTAGAGTGTAGAGAACTTAAACATGGTAATGAAGAGATAACAAGAGATTTACCAGGTGTTAAAGATGAATCAATTACACATCTTGATGAATCAGGAATTGTAAAAGTTGGTACATTTATCAAGCCAGGTATGATTATGGTTGGAAAAGTTACACCAAAAGGTGAAATTAAACCAACTCCTGAAGAGAGACTATTAAGAGCAATCTTTGGTGAAAAAGCTGGTCATGTTATTAATAAATCACTTTACTGTCCTACTTCAATGGAAGGTACAGTTGTTGATGTAAAAGTATTTACTAAAAAAGGTTATGAAAAAGATTCAAGAGCAGTTGCTGAAATTGAATCAGAAAAAGCAGAACTTGATTTAAAACATCATGATAAATTATTAATGCTTGATAGAGAAGAGATTTTAAAAATCAATGATTTATTATCAAAAGCTCTACTAGCTAAAGATGTTGATTTAGACGATGTAGTTTATAAAAAAGGTCAAGTTATTCCTTTAGATGTATTATCAAGTGTAAATAGATTTGCTATGAAAAAAGTAGTATCTTCTTATGATAAAGATGTTGAAAAAAAATACAATGATATTAAAGAGTATTTTATTAATCAAAAATCTAGATTAAGAACTGACCATGAAGAAAAACTTGAAGTATTAGAACATGATGATATTTTACAATCAGGTGTAATCAAACAAGTTAAAGTATATGTAGCAACTAAGAGAAAAATCAAAGTTGGGGATAAAATGGCTGGACGACATGGAAACAAAGGTATTGTTTCTAACATCGTACCACAAGTTGATATGCCTTACTTAGAAGATGGTTCAACTGTTGATGTTATTTTAAATCCACTTGGGGTTCCATCACGGATGAATATTGGACAAATTTTAGAAGTTCACTTAGGATTAGTAGGTAAAAGACTTGGAACTCAAATCCAAGATATTTTTGATGCTAAGAAAACTGAATTTGTATCTGAATTAAGAGCTAAAATGACAGAAATTGCTGATGTTGCAAAACTTATGAATGGTAAAGAATTTTTAGCTAAATTAAGTGATGATGAATTAGTTGATTATGCACAAGATTGGACAAAAGGTGTTAGATTTGCAACTCAAGTATTTGATGGTGTAAAAGAAGATGAGTTCTTAAAACTATTTGAATTAGCAAAAATTGACTTAGATGGTAAAACTAATCTTATTGATGGTAAAACTGGTGATAAGATGAAAGAGAGAGTAAATGTAGGTTACATGTATATGCTAAAACTACATCACTTAGTTGATGAAAAAGTTCATGCAAGATCTACTGGACCTTATTCACTTGTAACACAACAACCAGTTGGTGGTAAAGCACTATTTGGTGGTCAAAGATTTGGAGAGATGGAAGTTTGGGCATTGGAAGCTTATGGAGCAACTGCTGTTCTAAAAGAAATGCTTACAACAAAATCAGATGACGTAGAAGGAAGAACGAGAGCTTATAGAGCAATTTCAAACGGTGAAAATGTTCCAGATTCAGGTGTTCCTGAAACTTTCTTTGTATTAACAAAAGAGTTAAAAGCTTTAGGTTTAGATGTAGAGATTTTTGACGAGGTAGAAAATAATGAGTAA
- the rplL gene encoding 50S ribosomal protein L7/L12, producing MAISKEDVLEYISGLSVLELSELVKEFEEKFGVSAQPVAVAGGAVAATESAEEQTEFNVVILDAGDKKINVIKAIRALTGLGLKEAKAMSEEAGAIVKEGIGKEDAEAAKAELEAAGAKVELK from the coding sequence ATGGCAATTTCTAAAGAAGACGTATTAGAATACATCTCTGGTTTATCTGTATTAGAGTTATCTGAATTAGTAAAAGAATTCGAAGAAAAATTTGGAGTATCTGCACAACCTGTTGCAGTTGCTGGTGGAGCTGTTGCAGCTACTGAATCTGCTGAAGAGCAAACAGAATTTAATGTTGTTATTCTTGATGCAGGAGACAAAAAAATTAATGTTATTAAAGCAATTAGAGCATTAACTGGTCTTGGATTAAAAGAAGCTAAAGCTATGTCTGAAGAAGCTGGTGCAATCGTTAAAGAAGGTATTGGAAAAGAAGATGCAGAAGCAGCTAAAGCTGAATTAGAAGCAGCTGGTGCAAAAGTAGAATTAAAATAA
- the rplJ gene encoding 50S ribosomal protein L10, translated as MTKQQKSEIVDFLTSEFKESQAIVVCDYKGLTHKQLEVLRKDARDNGTKVQVAKNTLVAVSVKNAELGDIELTGTNIFLWSEDQISACKVADKFASDNKDKFAIKSGIIEGKIADLATVNAFAKLPSREQLLGMLAATWMAPITNFTIGLDALRKKKEEEAA; from the coding sequence ATGACTAAACAACAAAAATCAGAAATCGTTGATTTCTTAACTTCTGAATTCAAAGAGTCTCAAGCTATCGTAGTTTGTGATTACAAAGGATTAACTCATAAACAGTTAGAAGTATTAAGAAAAGACGCTAGAGATAATGGAACTAAAGTACAAGTTGCAAAAAATACTCTTGTTGCTGTTTCTGTAAAAAATGCTGAATTAGGTGATATCGAATTAACTGGTACAAACATTTTCTTATGGTCAGAAGATCAAATCTCAGCTTGTAAAGTAGCTGATAAATTTGCATCTGATAACAAAGATAAATTTGCTATCAAATCTGGTATCATTGAAGGTAAAATCGCTGATCTTGCTACTGTTAATGCATTTGCTAAGTTACCATCAAGAGAACAACTTCTTGGTATGCTTGCTGCTACATGGATGGCACCAATCACGAACTTTACTATTGGGCTTGATGCTCTTAGAAAGAAAAAAGAAGAAGAGGCTGCTTAA
- the rplA gene encoding 50S ribosomal protein L1: protein MAKVSKRYKSLLEKIEDKKYTLAEAVVCVKELKSAKFDESVEVALNLNVDPRHADQMIRGAVVLPHGTGKTVRVAVFAKGTKMDEAKAAGADIVGNDDLVESIQAGNIDFDVLIATPDCMGMVGKIGRILGPKGLMPNPKTGTVTMDVSKAVNDAKGGQVTYRVDKKGNMQAAVGKVSFSNEAITENIQAFVGAINKAKPSTAKGRYITNAAISLTMSPSISLEVLEVMDIKA, encoded by the coding sequence ATGGCAAAAGTTTCAAAAAGATATAAAAGTTTATTAGAAAAAATTGAAGACAAAAAATACACATTAGCAGAAGCAGTTGTTTGTGTAAAAGAATTAAAATCAGCTAAATTTGATGAAAGTGTTGAAGTTGCACTTAATCTTAATGTAGATCCAAGACACGCTGATCAAATGATTAGAGGTGCTGTTGTTCTTCCTCATGGTACTGGTAAAACTGTAAGAGTTGCAGTTTTCGCTAAGGGAACAAAAATGGACGAAGCAAAAGCAGCTGGTGCTGATATTGTTGGTAATGATGATTTAGTAGAATCAATTCAAGCTGGAAACATCGATTTTGATGTTTTAATAGCAACTCCTGATTGTATGGGAATGGTTGGTAAAATTGGTAGAATTTTAGGGCCAAAAGGTTTAATGCCTAATCCTAAAACTGGAACTGTTACAATGGACGTTTCAAAAGCTGTTAATGATGCTAAAGGTGGTCAAGTTACATATAGAGTTGACAAAAAAGGTAATATGCAAGCTGCAGTTGGAAAAGTTTCATTTTCTAACGAAGCAATTACAGAAAATATCCAAGCATTTGTAGGTGCAATTAATAAAGCTAAACCTTCAACTGCAAAAGGTAGATATATTACTAATGCTGCAATCTCTTTAACTATGTCACCATCTATTTCATTAGAGGTTTTAGAAGTTATGGATATAAAAGCGTAA